In Georgenia soli, a genomic segment contains:
- a CDS encoding ABC transporter substrate-binding protein: MNRRSRTSLAAALAAAASLALAACSGGSAPQQNEEGLTELTVMQIPTMDAGPLHLAVEEGFFEDHGLDVEVKIAEAGSAIVPSVVNQESPIGYANVVSDLQAIDQGLDIKLVSNCCGTGSDPEKDTSRIYVLPDGDIQSVDDLAGANIAVNSVNNLGDLTIKAALEKEGVDVSGLEFTPMPYSDMPAALERGDVDAIWSVEPHKSISDSRGFKPLISNFVEPFPDTMLGYYITSGAFAEANPEVVANFQAAMDEANQFATDNPDRVREIISEKLELDPELVAKTNLAVYPPGLDEESVHTFAKAAVQHGMISKEPNYDEIFVRPEG, encoded by the coding sequence ATGAACCGCAGGTCCCGCACGTCCCTCGCCGCGGCGCTCGCCGCGGCAGCCTCGCTCGCCCTGGCCGCCTGCTCCGGCGGGTCCGCGCCGCAGCAGAACGAGGAGGGGCTCACCGAGCTCACCGTCATGCAGATCCCGACCATGGACGCCGGCCCGCTGCACCTCGCCGTGGAGGAGGGCTTCTTCGAGGACCACGGGCTCGACGTCGAGGTGAAGATCGCCGAGGCCGGCTCCGCCATCGTGCCGTCGGTGGTCAACCAGGAGAGCCCGATCGGTTACGCCAACGTCGTGTCCGACCTGCAGGCCATCGACCAGGGCCTGGACATCAAGCTGGTCTCCAACTGCTGCGGCACCGGCTCCGACCCGGAGAAGGACACCTCCCGCATCTACGTCCTTCCCGACGGCGACATCCAGTCCGTCGACGACCTCGCCGGCGCCAACATCGCCGTGAACTCGGTCAACAACCTCGGCGACCTCACCATCAAGGCCGCGTTGGAGAAGGAGGGCGTGGACGTCTCCGGGCTCGAGTTCACCCCCATGCCGTACTCGGACATGCCGGCCGCCCTGGAGCGCGGCGATGTCGACGCCATCTGGTCCGTCGAGCCGCACAAGTCCATCTCGGACAGCCGCGGCTTCAAGCCGCTGATCTCGAACTTCGTGGAGCCCTTCCCGGACACCATGCTCGGGTACTACATCACCTCGGGCGCGTTCGCCGAGGCCAACCCCGAGGTCGTCGCGAACTTCCAGGCCGCGATGGACGAGGCGAACCAGTTCGCCACCGACAACCCCGACCGGGTGCGCGAGATCATCTCCGAGAAGCTCGAGCTCGACCCCGAACTCGTCGCGAAGACCAACCTGGCCGTCTACCCGCCCGGGCTGGACGAGGAGAGCGTGCACACCTTCGCCAAGGCCGCCGTGCAGCACGGAATGATCAGCAAGGAGCCGAACTACGACGAGATCTTCGTGCGTCCCGAGGGCTGA
- a CDS encoding SprT-like domain-containing protein: MELRAVRALGVELLALHGLTSWRFAFDNAKRRAGACKFDTRTISVSRHLMALYSEEHVRDTILHEIAHALVGPKHGHDRVWRAKALAIGCSGSRLVDADAPRAPAPWRGTCPHGHTYDRHRRPARPASCTRCDRRFNPDYLLTWTFHGRATSPGPQYERELSRLLGARSRRGGDRAGLPIPGLPDAFGAAGRAAASAASDAAARGGTLAPERDPARDLAARGRLTPGTVVRITAPGKYFGSRVTILKSARTRYHVRRGEDRLTVPFAYVEPVPPR, encoded by the coding sequence ATGGAGCTGCGGGCGGTGCGCGCTCTCGGGGTGGAGCTCCTCGCGCTCCACGGCCTGACGTCGTGGCGGTTCGCGTTCGACAACGCGAAGCGCCGGGCCGGTGCGTGCAAGTTCGACACCCGCACCATCTCCGTCTCCCGCCACCTCATGGCGCTGTACTCGGAGGAGCACGTCCGGGACACGATCCTGCACGAGATCGCGCACGCCCTCGTCGGCCCGAAGCACGGGCACGACCGCGTCTGGCGGGCCAAGGCCCTGGCGATCGGGTGCTCCGGATCCCGGCTCGTCGACGCCGACGCGCCGCGGGCGCCCGCGCCGTGGCGCGGGACCTGCCCGCACGGTCACACGTACGACCGGCACCGCCGCCCCGCACGGCCCGCCAGCTGCACCCGGTGCGACCGACGGTTCAACCCCGACTACCTGCTGACCTGGACGTTCCACGGCCGGGCCACCTCCCCGGGCCCGCAGTACGAGCGCGAGCTCTCACGCCTCCTCGGTGCCCGCAGCCGTCGCGGCGGCGACCGGGCCGGCCTGCCGATCCCGGGACTGCCGGACGCCTTCGGTGCCGCCGGGCGCGCCGCAGCCAGCGCGGCGTCGGACGCGGCGGCCCGCGGTGGCACGCTCGCCCCCGAGCGCGACCCTGCCCGCGACCTGGCGGCCCGAGGTCGCCTCACGCCGGGCACGGTCGTCCGCATCACCGCCCCGGGGAAGTACTTCGGCAGCAGGGTCACCATCCTCAAGAGCGCCCGGACCCGCTACCACGTACGCCGCGGCGAGGACCGCCTCACCGTGCCCTTCGCCTATGTCGAGCCGGTGCCCCCGCGCTGA
- a CDS encoding enoyl-CoA hydratase-related protein, which produces MSDHVLVEQADGVLTLTLNRPEKKNALSAAMYASLGAAVARADDDDAVRCILLRAAGDSFCAGNDLADFVAVGGAESDGAAAPAAVAAFSFLRVLATARTPIVAAVQGRAVGIGLTMLLHCDLVHLAEDALLSAPFVDLGLVPEAASTLTLPARIGHVRAFSMFVLGETVSAEEAHAWGLANTVVSVDELDAFARASAAQVAARAPGAVAITKALMRDADALAERVDVEGRHFLERLRSPEAQQAFEQLLRRRR; this is translated from the coding sequence GTGAGCGACCACGTGCTGGTGGAGCAGGCCGACGGTGTGCTCACGCTGACGCTCAACCGGCCCGAGAAGAAGAACGCGCTGAGCGCGGCGATGTACGCATCGCTGGGTGCCGCGGTCGCCCGGGCCGACGACGACGACGCCGTCCGGTGCATCCTGCTGCGCGCGGCCGGGGACAGCTTCTGCGCGGGCAACGACCTGGCGGACTTCGTGGCCGTCGGTGGTGCCGAGAGTGACGGGGCCGCGGCACCCGCCGCCGTGGCGGCGTTCTCCTTCCTCCGGGTGCTCGCCACCGCGCGCACCCCGATCGTCGCCGCGGTGCAGGGGCGGGCGGTCGGGATCGGGCTGACCATGCTGCTGCACTGCGACCTCGTCCACCTGGCCGAGGACGCGCTCCTCTCCGCCCCGTTCGTCGACCTCGGCCTGGTGCCCGAGGCGGCGTCCACGCTCACGCTGCCTGCGCGCATCGGGCACGTGCGGGCGTTCTCGATGTTCGTGCTCGGGGAGACGGTGAGCGCGGAGGAGGCACATGCCTGGGGCCTCGCGAACACCGTGGTCTCGGTTGACGAGCTCGATGCCTTCGCGCGCGCGTCCGCGGCACAGGTGGCCGCCCGCGCTCCCGGTGCGGTGGCGATCACCAAGGCGCTCATGCGCGACGCCGACGCGCTCGCGGAGCGGGTCGACGTGGAAGGGCGTCACTTCCTCGAGCGGCTGCGCTCGCCGGAGGCGCAGCAGGCGTTCGAGCAGCTGCTGCGGCGGCGGCGCTAA
- a CDS encoding SDR family oxidoreductase: MDDAGTCGSESTSRGRRVLVTGATRGIGRAVAVALAPDFEVVVVGRRAEDVAAVVESVRTETPGAAATGLLLDLADITSLAGACSELPDLDGVVHCAGVEGTASAADLEPEFLASVLAVNLNGPVELTRQLLPGLRRRRGRVVFVNSTAALQTFAGWGAYSASKAALRAYADTLRVEERPHGVGVTSVFPGRTDTGMQRDIAAKRGAEFDPTTAMSAASVAAAVRHALTAPADAEVTDLTITPGPRG, encoded by the coding sequence ATGGACGACGCCGGAACCTGCGGCAGCGAGAGCACGTCCCGAGGGCGGCGGGTGCTCGTGACCGGAGCGACCCGCGGGATCGGACGGGCCGTCGCCGTGGCACTGGCCCCGGACTTCGAGGTGGTCGTGGTGGGCCGCCGGGCCGAGGACGTCGCCGCCGTCGTCGAGAGTGTGCGCACGGAAACCCCGGGCGCCGCGGCGACCGGACTGTTGCTGGACCTGGCGGACATCACCTCCCTCGCGGGCGCGTGCAGCGAGCTCCCCGACCTCGACGGCGTGGTCCACTGTGCCGGCGTGGAGGGCACCGCCTCCGCCGCGGACCTCGAGCCCGAGTTCCTCGCGTCGGTCCTGGCCGTGAACCTGAACGGACCGGTCGAGCTGACACGCCAGCTGCTGCCCGGGCTGCGGCGCCGCCGCGGCAGGGTGGTGTTCGTGAACTCCACAGCAGCGCTGCAGACGTTCGCCGGCTGGGGCGCCTACTCTGCGTCCAAGGCCGCGCTGCGCGCGTACGCGGACACGTTGCGGGTCGAGGAGCGCCCTCACGGGGTCGGCGTGACCTCGGTCTTCCCTGGCCGCACGGACACGGGCATGCAGCGGGACATCGCCGCCAAGCGCGGCGCCGAGTTCGATCCGACGACAGCGATGAGCGCGGCCTCGGTCGCTGCCGCCGTGCGCCACGCGCTGACCGCGCCCGCCGACGCCGAGGTCACCGACCTGACAATCACGCCGGGCCCGCGGGGCTGA
- a CDS encoding ABC transporter ATP-binding protein codes for MTGDTMLRVTQLSKTYGEGRNAFQALADITVEIGRNEFFTIVGPSGAGKTTLLRCLAGLQPPTSGTVEFEGRVVDGVPREFAVVLQDYSRSLFPWFTVERNVALPLRAAGVPAAEARTRVAEALEQVGLTAAARKHPWQLSGGMQQRVAIARAIAYRPAVLIMDEPFASVDAQTRADLEDLLLQIRNESDMTLVFVTHDVDEAVYLSDRVAVISKSPSRITTIVDIDLPPERDQLSTKELPRFSALRSQVFAEIRDLVRAPVAGAGTTDQHQPEYTI; via the coding sequence ATGACCGGAGACACGATGCTACGAGTCACCCAGCTGTCCAAGACGTACGGGGAGGGCAGGAACGCCTTCCAGGCGCTCGCGGACATCACCGTCGAGATCGGCCGCAACGAGTTCTTCACCATCGTGGGGCCCTCCGGCGCGGGCAAGACGACGTTGCTGCGCTGCCTGGCCGGGCTGCAGCCGCCCACCTCGGGGACGGTGGAGTTCGAGGGGCGCGTCGTCGACGGGGTGCCGCGCGAGTTCGCCGTCGTCCTGCAGGACTACTCGCGCTCGCTCTTCCCGTGGTTCACCGTCGAGCGCAACGTCGCCCTGCCGCTGCGCGCCGCCGGCGTGCCCGCGGCCGAGGCGCGCACCCGCGTGGCCGAGGCGCTCGAGCAGGTGGGCCTGACAGCCGCCGCCCGCAAGCACCCGTGGCAGCTCTCCGGCGGCATGCAGCAGCGCGTCGCCATCGCCCGCGCGATCGCCTACCGTCCGGCCGTGCTGATCATGGACGAGCCGTTCGCCTCCGTCGACGCCCAGACCCGCGCCGACCTCGAGGACCTGCTGCTGCAGATCCGCAACGAGTCCGACATGACCCTCGTCTTCGTCACGCACGACGTGGACGAGGCCGTGTACCTGTCCGACCGCGTCGCGGTCATCTCGAAGTCGCCGAGCCGTATCACCACGATCGTCGACATCGACCTCCCGCCCGAGCGCGACCAGCTCTCCACCAAGGAGCTGCCGCGCTTCAGCGCCCTGCGCTCGCAGGTCTTCGCCGAGATCCGCGACCTCGTCCGCGCGCCCGTCGCCGGCGCGGGCACGACCGACCAGCACCAGCCCGAGTACACGATCTGA
- a CDS encoding DHA2 family efflux MFS transporter permease subunit has product MAQRIPPSTSRPDRFVRFRWWGLLAISLGVALIIMDSTIVSVAVPSIVADLGISSTEIQWVQEVYTLIFAALLLTWGRVADRFGRRRIMLTGVTLFLLASVLCAVAGSGAVLITGRALQGLGGSMILPTSLALLNANFHGRERAIAFAVWGSTIGAMAAIGPLAGGWLIENASWRWAFGINIPVGVLIVAGLLLFVAESRETATGALQRLDLRGALLSVVGFGALVFGLIEGRNYGWWAAEPTAPFTVGGLSPVPFAFVVAFVALTSFVLWERARGRAGKGVVLDLTLFRIRSFANGNVTALIVSFGEFGLILSLPLWFQNVLGYTAFEAGLALLPLAVGAFLASGAVAGLSRRLSPIRVVRVGLLLEILAISSLALLIRPDSTAWLTSPVLFVYGMGVGLATAQLTSVVLAEVPVERSGQGSATQSTARQTGSALGIAVLGTAFFSTLKLGTEDRLAAEVAANPAVQPLVDSVNATSGGVIARLAADPQTAFVADAARAAMTDGASLAAWIAAGALVVGLLSSLRIGATPQEPPVSAGAPARHRRRAR; this is encoded by the coding sequence ATGGCTCAGCGCATCCCCCCGAGCACGTCCAGGCCCGACCGGTTCGTCCGGTTCCGGTGGTGGGGTCTGCTCGCGATCAGCCTCGGCGTCGCCCTCATCATCATGGACTCGACGATCGTCTCGGTCGCGGTGCCCTCGATCGTCGCGGACCTGGGGATCTCCAGCACCGAGATCCAGTGGGTGCAGGAGGTCTACACGCTGATCTTCGCGGCGCTCCTGCTGACGTGGGGACGCGTCGCGGACCGCTTCGGCAGGCGCCGGATCATGCTCACCGGCGTCACGCTCTTCCTCCTCGCCAGCGTGCTGTGCGCGGTGGCGGGCAGCGGTGCCGTGCTCATCACCGGGCGCGCGCTCCAGGGGCTCGGCGGGTCCATGATCCTGCCCACCTCGCTCGCGCTCCTCAACGCAAACTTCCACGGGCGCGAGCGTGCCATCGCATTCGCGGTGTGGGGCTCGACGATCGGCGCCATGGCCGCGATCGGTCCGCTCGCCGGCGGATGGCTCATCGAGAACGCCAGCTGGCGGTGGGCCTTCGGCATCAACATCCCCGTCGGCGTGCTGATCGTCGCGGGCCTGCTCCTGTTCGTCGCCGAGTCGAGGGAGACGGCGACCGGGGCGCTGCAGCGGCTCGACCTCAGGGGCGCGCTGCTGTCCGTCGTCGGGTTCGGTGCACTCGTGTTCGGCCTGATCGAGGGGCGCAACTACGGCTGGTGGGCGGCTGAGCCCACGGCACCGTTCACCGTCGGCGGCCTCTCGCCCGTGCCGTTCGCCTTCGTCGTCGCGTTCGTCGCCCTCACGAGCTTCGTGCTGTGGGAACGGGCTCGTGGGCGGGCCGGCAAGGGAGTTGTCCTCGACCTCACCCTGTTTCGCATCCGCTCGTTCGCGAACGGCAACGTCACCGCGCTCATCGTGAGCTTCGGCGAGTTCGGCCTCATCCTGTCGCTGCCGCTGTGGTTCCAGAACGTGCTCGGCTACACGGCGTTCGAGGCCGGGCTGGCCCTTCTGCCGCTCGCCGTCGGCGCCTTCCTGGCCAGCGGGGCGGTGGCGGGGCTCTCCCGCAGGCTGTCGCCGATCCGGGTCGTGCGCGTCGGGCTGTTGCTCGAGATCCTGGCGATCTCCTCCCTCGCGCTGCTCATCCGACCTGACAGCACGGCATGGCTGACGTCCCCGGTGCTCTTCGTCTACGGGATGGGGGTGGGGCTCGCTACCGCGCAGCTGACGAGCGTCGTGCTCGCGGAGGTGCCGGTGGAACGCAGCGGTCAAGGCTCGGCGACGCAGAGCACCGCGCGGCAGACCGGTTCCGCGCTCGGCATCGCCGTGCTCGGCACGGCGTTCTTCAGCACCCTCAAGCTCGGCACGGAGGACCGGCTCGCGGCCGAGGTCGCCGCGAACCCGGCGGTCCAGCCGCTCGTCGACTCGGTCAACGCGACGTCGGGCGGCGTGATCGCCCGGCTCGCCGCCGACCCGCAGACGGCGTTCGTGGCCGACGCCGCCCGCGCGGCGATGACGGACGGGGCCTCGCTCGCGGCCTGGATCGCCGCGGGGGCGCTCGTCGTCGGGCTGCTCTCGAGCCTGCGGATCGGCGCGACACCGCAGGAGCCACCGGTCAGCGCGGGGGCACCGGCTCGACATAGGCGAAGGGCACGGTGA
- a CDS encoding ABC transporter permease — MRLTALKVLGAVLAVALWWVTSSASTNPYYPPLPRVLESVQSYWITGPGQEDFASSMKNLGAGLGLAIVLGIAVGLVVGQNRVLDRALSPSFEFVRAIPATALLPFAMLIFGLGTGMKVFIIALGCFFPILLNVIDGCRGLSPTLHDTTRSFGINGWFRQVFVVVPAVAARAAAGIRIAIPLGLILVVTSEMTGSNQGIGYVLNNAQNSFNLVAVWSAVLILGTLGVVLNLVFGAIERRGLRWYFDQQART; from the coding sequence ATGAGACTGACCGCGCTGAAGGTGCTCGGCGCCGTGCTGGCCGTCGCCCTGTGGTGGGTGACCTCCTCGGCGTCCACGAACCCGTACTACCCGCCCCTGCCCAGGGTGCTGGAGTCTGTGCAGTCCTACTGGATCACCGGACCGGGCCAGGAGGACTTCGCGTCGAGCATGAAGAACCTCGGTGCCGGCCTCGGCCTGGCGATCGTGCTGGGGATCGCGGTCGGGCTCGTTGTGGGACAGAACCGGGTGCTCGACCGGGCGCTCTCGCCGTCCTTCGAGTTCGTCCGGGCCATCCCCGCCACCGCGCTGCTGCCCTTCGCGATGCTCATCTTCGGCCTCGGCACCGGGATGAAGGTCTTCATCATCGCCCTCGGGTGCTTCTTCCCGATCCTCCTCAACGTCATCGACGGCTGCCGCGGGCTCTCGCCGACCCTGCACGACACCACCCGCAGCTTCGGCATCAACGGGTGGTTCCGGCAGGTGTTCGTCGTCGTCCCGGCCGTGGCGGCGCGGGCGGCCGCGGGCATCCGGATCGCCATCCCGCTCGGCCTGATCCTCGTGGTGACCTCCGAGATGACGGGCTCGAACCAGGGCATCGGCTACGTCCTCAACAACGCCCAGAACTCCTTCAACCTCGTGGCCGTCTGGTCCGCGGTGCTCATCCTGGGCACCCTCGGCGTCGTGCTGAACCTCGTGTTCGGCGCGATCGAGCGGCGCGGCCTGAGGTGGTACTTCGACCAGCAGGCCCGCACATGA
- a CDS encoding SDR family NAD(P)-dependent oxidoreductase, giving the protein MEIAEKVFVVTGGGNGIGREVVLALLARGARVAAVDVGAQALADTAALVPTADQRLSTHTVDVTDRAAVEALSAAVIAAHRQVDGVVSVAGIIQRFVRVEDLPYEEIEKVMAVNFWGVVNMSKAFLPHLTARPEACLVNVSSMGALAPVPGQSAYGASKAAVKLFTEGLYAELRGTPVAVTVVFPGGVATDIAANSGAMVPGQNASAENSSVSLTTAPEAARQILAGIEKGAFRVVIGRDARMIDLLSRLAPRRAVNLIADKMKSLLAPTPEAEKADSR; this is encoded by the coding sequence ATGGAGATCGCTGAGAAGGTCTTCGTCGTCACCGGCGGCGGCAACGGCATCGGCCGGGAGGTCGTGCTCGCGCTGCTCGCCCGCGGGGCCCGTGTGGCGGCCGTCGACGTCGGCGCCCAGGCGCTCGCGGACACCGCCGCGCTCGTGCCCACCGCCGACCAGCGGCTCTCCACCCACACGGTCGACGTCACGGACAGGGCCGCCGTCGAGGCGCTGTCCGCCGCTGTGATCGCCGCGCACCGGCAGGTGGACGGCGTCGTCAGTGTCGCCGGGATCATCCAGCGGTTCGTCCGCGTCGAGGACCTGCCGTACGAGGAGATCGAGAAGGTCATGGCGGTGAACTTCTGGGGCGTGGTGAACATGTCCAAGGCGTTCCTGCCGCACCTGACCGCCCGGCCGGAGGCGTGCCTGGTCAACGTCTCGAGCATGGGCGCGCTGGCGCCGGTGCCGGGTCAGTCGGCCTACGGGGCCAGCAAGGCGGCGGTCAAGCTCTTCACCGAGGGGCTGTACGCCGAGCTGCGCGGCACGCCGGTGGCCGTGACGGTCGTCTTCCCCGGCGGTGTCGCGACCGACATTGCGGCCAACTCCGGCGCCATGGTTCCTGGCCAGAACGCCTCGGCGGAGAACTCGTCGGTGTCGCTGACGACGGCGCCCGAGGCCGCCCGCCAGATCCTCGCGGGCATCGAGAAGGGTGCCTTCCGCGTGGTGATCGGCAGGGACGCCCGCATGATCGACCTCTTGTCCCGGCTCGCGCCCCGCAGGGCCGTGAACCTCATCGCCGACAAGATGAAGTCTCTGCTGGCACCGACGCCGGAAGCTGAGAAGGCGGACTCGCGTTAG
- a CDS encoding aspartate:alanine exchanger family transporter, whose product MLDVLASSSLLTMMLVVALGTLVGMIPFGPVRFGPAGALFVGLAVGAMDPRLGEGLGLVQSLGLALFVYTVGLAAGSGFFRDLRSQLPLMGGSVVVLAVVAVVTMLLGGALGLPPALKAGTFAGSLTSTPALAAATAQAGSEEPAVGYSLAYPVGVVVTILVVAVVLARPWQTRRDPDPVAGVGLIDISVEVENPTRLLDIPGIADRQVRLSYLEREGETRVVASDEELRAGDRVVVVGPEHAVRRARQHLGRRVSEHLAHDRSEVDYRRFIVSNRAVAGRTVGDLDVPERFHGVVTRVKRGDLDLLAHEDLVLELGDRVRVVYPRGQVHGLKELFGDSQRRVSEIDALSLGIGLALGLLVGLVTLPLPGGVTFALGSAAGPLVVGMILGRLERTGPLVWGLPGPANLTIRQLGLLLFLGATGLASGQAFAASAFSLTGLKIVALAVVVVAVAALAFVGLARLVGTSAPRAAGGLAGFVGQPAILAYANGRTVDERIDAGYAALFALGIIAKIVLVQVVGAA is encoded by the coding sequence GTGCTCGACGTCCTCGCCTCCTCCTCCCTCCTGACGATGATGCTCGTCGTCGCCCTCGGGACCCTCGTCGGCATGATCCCTTTCGGGCCGGTGCGCTTCGGCCCGGCCGGCGCGCTGTTCGTCGGGCTCGCCGTCGGTGCGATGGACCCGCGCCTGGGGGAGGGGCTCGGGCTCGTGCAGTCCCTGGGCCTCGCCCTGTTCGTCTACACGGTCGGGCTGGCCGCGGGCTCCGGGTTCTTCCGTGACCTGCGCAGTCAGCTGCCGCTCATGGGGGGCTCCGTGGTCGTCCTGGCGGTGGTCGCTGTCGTCACGATGCTGCTCGGTGGTGCCCTGGGGCTCCCCCCTGCCCTGAAGGCCGGCACCTTCGCCGGCTCGCTCACCTCCACCCCGGCGCTCGCGGCGGCGACGGCGCAGGCCGGGAGCGAGGAGCCCGCCGTCGGGTACTCGCTCGCCTACCCCGTCGGCGTGGTCGTGACGATCCTGGTGGTCGCCGTCGTCCTCGCGCGCCCCTGGCAGACCCGCCGCGACCCGGACCCGGTGGCCGGCGTGGGGCTGATCGACATCAGCGTGGAGGTCGAGAACCCGACCCGGCTCCTGGACATCCCGGGGATCGCCGACCGGCAGGTGCGCCTGTCCTACCTCGAGCGCGAGGGCGAGACCCGCGTCGTCGCCTCCGACGAGGAGCTGCGGGCAGGGGACCGGGTGGTGGTCGTCGGGCCCGAGCACGCCGTGCGGCGCGCGCGTCAGCACCTCGGCCGCCGGGTGAGCGAGCACCTCGCGCACGACCGCAGCGAGGTCGACTACCGGCGGTTCATCGTCTCCAACCGTGCCGTGGCCGGCCGGACCGTCGGCGATCTCGACGTGCCCGAGCGGTTCCACGGTGTCGTCACCCGGGTCAAGCGGGGCGACCTCGACCTCCTCGCGCACGAGGACCTGGTGCTCGAGCTCGGCGACCGCGTCCGCGTGGTCTACCCGCGAGGGCAGGTGCACGGGCTGAAGGAGCTCTTCGGGGACTCGCAGCGGCGCGTCAGCGAGATCGACGCCCTCTCGCTCGGGATCGGGCTGGCGCTCGGCCTGCTGGTGGGCCTGGTGACGCTGCCGCTGCCCGGCGGGGTCACGTTCGCGTTGGGTTCCGCGGCCGGTCCGCTGGTGGTCGGGATGATCCTCGGCCGGCTCGAGCGCACCGGCCCGCTGGTGTGGGGCCTGCCCGGCCCGGCGAACCTCACCATCCGCCAGCTGGGGCTGCTGCTCTTCCTCGGTGCCACCGGGCTCGCGTCCGGCCAGGCGTTCGCGGCGTCGGCGTTCAGCCTGACCGGGTTGAAGATCGTGGCGCTCGCGGTGGTGGTCGTCGCGGTGGCGGCGCTCGCGTTCGTCGGGCTCGCCAGGCTGGTCGGGACGTCGGCGCCTCGCGCGGCCGGCGGGCTGGCCGGGTTCGTCGGGCAGCCGGCGATCCTCGCCTACGCCAACGGCCGCACCGTGGACGAGCGAATCGACGCCGGCTACGCGGCCCTGTTCGCACTGGGGATCATCGCCAAGATCGTGCTCGTGCAGGTGGTCGGGGCGGCGTAG
- a CDS encoding NAD(P)-binding domain-containing protein, translated as MTTSPLSMPHAGLEAARARPDETGGPACEAVPVDLVVIGAGQAGLSAGYHLRRRGFVPALGAEEETTSRGEDDVSRPEGVGAEDMTSRAGDDVSRSHGAGTYVILDAEDGPGGAWRHRWRSLRMATVNNIYDLPGMAQPEVDPQAPSVDVLPAYFADYERTLHLGVLRPVKVREVRRANDDPYGRLLVASDAGTFAARAVINATGTWTKPFWPYYPGQESFRGRQLHVADYVSAQEFAGRHVVVVGGGISAVQLLEEISHVAKTTWVTRREPVWRDEDFDPEAGRRAVALVEERVRQGLPPLSVVSVTGLIWRPELRAAAERGVLDRHPMFTRIEPDGVRMADGSFQPADVILWATGFRAALDHLRPLHLRGRGGGITMDGTQVADEPRLHLIGYGPSSSTVGANRAGREAVTRILTHLRSGDDGGSAVGPDAAGASQGDGRNARARTLVGAGVER; from the coding sequence ATGACCACCTCTCCGCTCTCGATGCCGCATGCCGGCCTCGAGGCGGCGCGCGCTCGTCCCGACGAGACAGGCGGCCCCGCCTGCGAGGCTGTCCCGGTCGACCTCGTCGTGATCGGCGCGGGGCAGGCCGGACTCTCGGCGGGCTACCACCTTCGCCGTCGCGGGTTCGTCCCGGCGCTCGGCGCGGAGGAGGAAACGACTTCTCGCGGAGAAGATGACGTCTCGCGCCCGGAGGGGGTGGGCGCGGAGGACATGACCTCTCGCGCGGGAGATGACGTCTCGCGCTCACACGGGGCGGGGACGTACGTCATCCTCGACGCCGAGGACGGACCCGGCGGGGCCTGGCGTCACCGCTGGCGCTCCCTGCGCATGGCGACCGTCAACAACATCTACGACCTGCCTGGGATGGCCCAGCCCGAGGTTGACCCGCAGGCGCCCAGCGTCGACGTCCTGCCCGCCTACTTCGCCGACTACGAGCGCACCCTCCACCTCGGCGTCCTCCGCCCGGTGAAGGTCCGCGAGGTCCGTCGTGCCAACGACGACCCCTACGGCCGCCTGCTCGTCGCCTCTGACGCGGGCACGTTCGCCGCCCGAGCCGTCATCAACGCGACCGGCACCTGGACGAAGCCGTTCTGGCCCTACTACCCCGGCCAGGAGAGCTTCCGCGGCCGCCAGCTCCACGTGGCCGACTACGTCAGCGCGCAGGAGTTCGCCGGCCGGCACGTGGTGGTCGTCGGCGGCGGCATCTCCGCAGTCCAGCTGCTCGAGGAGATCTCCCACGTGGCGAAGACGACGTGGGTCACCCGCCGCGAACCCGTCTGGCGGGACGAGGACTTCGACCCCGAGGCCGGACGCCGGGCGGTCGCCCTCGTCGAGGAGCGCGTCCGGCAGGGGCTGCCACCGCTGAGCGTCGTCTCCGTCACCGGACTGATCTGGCGGCCCGAGCTCCGCGCGGCCGCCGAGCGCGGAGTGCTCGACCGGCACCCCATGTTCACCCGCATCGAGCCCGACGGCGTCCGCATGGCCGACGGCTCCTTCCAGCCGGCCGACGTCATCCTCTGGGCCACCGGCTTCCGCGCCGCGCTGGACCACCTGCGCCCGCTGCACCTGCGCGGCCGCGGCGGCGGCATCACCATGGACGGCACCCAGGTGGCCGACGAGCCGCGCCTGCACCTCATCGGGTACGGGCCGTCGTCGTCCACGGTCGGCGCGAACCGCGCCGGCCGAGAGGCGGTCACGCGCATCCTCACGCACCTGCGCTCCGGGGACGACGGCGGCTCCGCCGTCGGGCCCGACGCCGCCGGCGCGAGCCAGGGTGACGGACGGAACGCGAGGGCGCGGACGCTCGTCGGCGCCGGGGTGGAACGCTAG